The nucleotide sequence GCAGGTTCGCGACGCCTTCGAGCGGAACGTGAACCCGCAGGCGCTTGTGACGGTCGTCGTCGGTGGGCCGCGCTAGGCGGCGGCCCGGCGGCGCGGCCGGGCGCGATCGGACGCGCGCGTATCCCGGCCAGATTCGCATCATCGGCGGCCGTTTTCGCCGCCGACGGCTGCCGGTGCCCGTAGCAGAGGGCCTGCGGCCGACCCCCGATCGCGTCCGCGAGACGTTGTTCAATTGGCTGGCCCCGCGCATAGAAGGCGCCCACTGCCTGGACCTCTTTGCGGGCACCGGCGCGCTGTGCCTCGAGGCGCTCTCGCGCGGGGCGGCGCGCGTCGTCATGGTCGAGCGCTCGCCGGCGGTGGCGGAGCACCTGCGCGACAATGTCGCGCGGCTTGCGGCCGAGGGCGCCGAGGTGCGGTGCATGGATGCGCTGGAATACCTCGCCGGGCGACCGGAACCGTTCGACATCGTGTTCATCGATCCACCCTTCACGATTGCGTCCGCCATGATCGCCGACTGTGCCAATCGCTTGTCCCGGAGTCGCTGGCTCAAGGACCAGGCGCTGATCTACGTCGAGGCGCCGCGCACCTTGAAGGATCTGCCGCTCCCCGGTGGGTGGTTGCTGCGCAGGAGCGGCACGGCGGGGCAGGTGGGCTATCACCTCGCGACGGCGACCGCAAGCTACGTCGACGGGTAGTGGGTATACTTCGGCCATGAAGGTCAGCGCGCTCTACCCGGGCACCTTCGATCCGATCACGAACGGCCATACGGACCTCGTGCGTCGTGCGCTACGGCTGTTCGACGAGGTCGTGCTCGCCGTGGCGGCCAATCCGAAGAAGCAGCCGCTCTTCGCGCTCGACGAGCGTGTCGAGCTAGCGCGCGTGGCGCTTTCCGGGGTCGAGCGCGTGCGCGTCATCGGGTTCGGCAACCTGCTCATCGATCTCGTGCGCGCGCAGGGCGCGCAGGTGATCCTGCGTGGCCTGCGCGCCGTATCCGACTTCGAATTCGAGTTCCAGCTGGCGGGCATGAACCGCCGCCTCGCCCCCGAAATCGAAACGGTGTTCATGGCGCCCTCGGAGCAGGAAATGTTCATCTCGGCGTCGCTGGTGAAGGAGGTCGCAAGCCTCGGGGGCGACGTCTCCGCCTTCGTCCACCCCCGCATCGCGGCTGCTCTTAAGGGCAAATTCGGATAGAATGTAACTGCTTCTTTTCCCTTAAATTTTGTAGGTTTCGCGATGGCTCTCTACATCACCGACGAGTGCATCAACTGCGACGTGTGCGAGCCGGAATGCCCGAACGGCGCAATTTCGCAAGGCGAAGAGTACTACCGGATCGATCCGAACCTGTGTACGGAATGTGTCGGGCATTTCAACACGTCGCAATGTGTCGAGGTCTGTCCGGTCGACTGCATCCTCCCGGACCCCGATCATCGCGAGACCAAGGACCAGTTGCAGCGGAAGTACCTCGCCCTGAGCGGTCAAGCGACCGCGGTCTGACCGCGACGGGTTTCTGAAAGGCGGCCCAGGCCGCCTTTTTTGTTGCTTGCCCGTCTTCGCGCACGCTCGCTATGCTCGGCCGATGCGTGTGCCGTCCCGCCTTTTCCTCGTCGCGATCCTCGTCTTCACCCCTTTCGCCGATGCGGCCGAGCGGCGCCCGCGTGAGGCGGCGGTGGCGTCCGCGCACCCGGCAGCGACCGCGGCGGGACGGGAGATCATCGAGGCGGGCGGCAACGCGTTCGACGCGGCCGTCGCGGTGGCCGCCGCGCTCGCGGTGGTCGAGCCCTATTCGTCAGGCCTTGGTGGCGGCGGATTTTTCCTCCTGCATCGCGCGCGCGAGCGCAAGGACGTGGTGCTGGATGCGCGCGAGCGCGCGCCCGCGGCGGCGCGCCGGGACATGTACCTCGATGCGCAGGGCCGGCCCGTTCCCCGGGCCTCGCTGGATGGGCCGCTGGCGGCGGGTATTCCGGGTGTGCCGGCCGCGCTGGAGCACCTTGCCCGCCGTTACGGGTCGTTGCCGCTCGAGCGCACCCTCGCCCCCGCGATCGCGCTGGCCACCGACGGGTTCGCCGTCACGCCGCGCTACCGACGGATGGCGGAGCAGCGCCAGGACGCGCTGCGCTCGCATCCGGCTGCAGGCGACATTTTCGTTCCCGGGGGGTTCGTGCCCGAGCCCGGCGAGCGCATCGTGCAGGCGGATCTCGCGCGAACGCTGAAGGCCATGGCGCGCGACGGTGCACGCGGGTTCTATGGGGGAGAGGTCGGGCGACGCCTGGTCGCCGGTGTGCGGGCGGGCGGCGGGATCTGGAGGGCGAAGGACCTCGAGGATTACCGCGTCATCGAGCGTGAGCCGCTCGAGGCCCGCTACCGGGGGCAACGAGTCGTGACGGCGCCGCCGCCTTCGGCCGGGGGCGTCGCTCTGCTGCAGGTGCTCGGAGTGCTCGAGGGTTTCGAGCTGGAGGGCCTCGATGATGCAACCCGCGCCCACATCCTGGTCGAGGCGATGCGCCGGGCGTTCCGCGACCGCGCGCATCACCTGGGTGATCCCGATTTTCTCGAAGCGGGAGTGACCCAGGGCCTTCTCGCTCCTGCATACATCGGACGCATGCGAGCGGGGATCGACCGGCGCCGCGTCACTCCGAGCGAGCGGTTGGGCAGCATCCCCGTGCCCGGCGCCGGGACGCATACCACGCACCTTTCGGTGATCGATACGCAGGGCAACCGCGTGGCCGCGACGCTCAGCATCAACACGCCGTTCGGTTCCGCGTTTGTCCCGCCGGGAACGGGCGTCCTGCTGAACAACGAGATGGACGACTTCGCGACGGCCCCCGGTCTGCCCAACACCTACGGCCTGGTCGGCAGCGAAGCGAACGGCATCGCACCCGGAAAGCGCCCGCTATCGAGCATGACGCCGACATTCGTCGAGACGCGAGACACGGTTGCCGTGCTGGGCACGCCGGGAGGCAGCCGTATCGTATCGATGGTGCTGCTCGCGACGCTGGACGTGCTCCACGGCCGCGGCGGTCCCGCCGACTGGGTCGCCCGGCCCCGCTTTCATCACCAGTACCTGCCCGACGTGATCGAGCACGAACCGGGCGCATTCGAACCCGACACCCGAAGCGCGCTTGCGCGGTTCGGTCATCGGCTGCGTGCCGTCGAGGGAGGCTACGGCAACATGCAGATCGTCGCCTGGGACCGGCGCACGGGCCGGGCGATGGCGGCAGCCGATCCGCGCGGGGAGGGGGCCGTCTGGGCTGGAGCGGTCAGGTCCGGGGAATCAGGACGCCGCAGCCGCTGAGCGGCCGGCCGCGGCCGGGGCGAGATCGAGCAGGACGCCGAGCTCGCCCACGCGCTGCTCGAGCGCCCGCTCCTGCTCGTTGATGCCCTCGCGGATCTGTTCCAGCTCGGTGATCCGGTCCTCGAGCGTGTCTGTGGCCTTGTGGATCCGCTTGATCGACTCGAGCCGTCGGCGCAGCAGGATCTGGTGCTCCCGCACCTGCGACTCCATGGGCGACATGATGGTCTTGAGCCAGGCGTCGGCGTCGCGGTTCGCCATGCGGTAGATCGCGCGCACTTTGGCGACCGACGACTCGAAGAACTTGCGCGTCAGCACCTGCTGCTCCGTGAAAACGAGCGAAAGGCCTTTCACGAACTGCTCGTGCTTGCCCTCGAGGCGCTTGATCTCCCGCAGGTAACGCGTCACCGAGAAGGCGTTCGGCTTGACGTTCGCCAGCCCGTATTCCTCCTGGAACTTGCGGTACACGCCCGCCATCATGTCCTTGATCTCGCCCGCCTGCGTCGCGGCGGCCTCCATGATCTTGTGCGCCTGTACGAAGAAGTTGTCCATCGCTCCGCGGAGGCCCGCGGTGGTCATGCTGATCTCCATGTCGCGCTTGGTCTGGGCGATGAGCGTATCGAGGTTCTTCATGTTGAGGTGCGCGTACAGCACGTTGGTCTGCTGCGAGAAGATGCTGCGGGTGGCCTGAAACCGCTGCAGGCTCTTCTCGAACACCTCCTTGTCGGTCTTGACCTTGCTCATCATATGCTCGATCACGTCGAAATTCTTCCCGGTCAGACCCTTCAGCTCGCCCAGGTGCTCGTGCACGCCCTGCCGCCGCTGCGCGAGGAGCGCGCGCATGCTGCCGATGGCGAACTCCATGTCGTCGCGGATGTTGTCGCGCACGATCTCGCGTTTCGCGGGCAGGATCTCGTTCGCCAACGCCTGCTCGAGCGCGCGGATGCGACTCTTCGCGAGCACCTCCTCGTCCCCCTTGATCTTGCCGAGCAGCGCCTTCTGCGCCGAGACCGGGTACACGTTCGCCTCGGGAATGCCGAGGGTCTGCGCGGTCTCCCGGATCTGGCGCTCGATCTCGCGGTTGACCTCGTTCCAGTCGCGCAGCTCGTCCCAGAGACCATCGATCTTGTTCAACACCACGAGGCGACCCTTGTTGCCGCCGTCCTTGCGGATGCCGATGTGGTCGTGCCACACCTGGATGTCCGTCTTGGTCACGCCGGCGTCCGCGGCCAGGATGAAGAGTACGGCGTGCGCGCTGGGCAGGAGGTTGAGCGTGAGCTCGGGCTCGCTGCCGAGGGCGTTCAAACCCGGGGTGTCGAGAATCACCATGCCGCCGTCGAGCAGGGGATGCGGCAGGTTGATGATCGCGTGGCGCCACATCGGGATCTCGACCTTCCCGTCGTCGGCGATACGCATGCCCGGCTGGGTTTCGTCCTCGGCGATGTGCAGCGCAAGGGATTGCGCCGCCTCGCGATCGACGTGTTTCACCTCGGTAATGTGAGCGAGCGCCTTCGCCATGGCCTCGGGCGATCGGGTGTCGAGCGGCACCGCTTTCCACTCGTCAGGGAAGCCGCGGAACTCGGCGATCGTGGTGCCGCTCTTGCGCGTCTCGATGGGGAGCAGCCGGAGCTCGGGGGGTCGGTTGGGCTCGTGCAGCAGCTCGGTCGGGCACATGGTCGTGCGCCCGGCGCTCGAAGGCAGCATGCGGGCGCCGAAACCGGCGAAGAAGATCGCGTTGATGAGCTCCGACTTGCCGCGGGAGAACTCCGCCACGAAGGCGATGTAGAGCTTGTCGTCCCGAAGCGTGGACAACACCTCGTCGAGGCGCTGGTCCACCTGCGTGTCCGACAGCTCCTGCGACTGCAGCCAGGCGCGGAGATCGGCGACGCCGCCCGCCAGCTTCTGGCGCCAGCCGCTGTACTGCTCGAAGTGCTGCTCGAGACCCGCTGGATTCATTCGAGTGGCCTTCCTTGTAAATTCCTGTTTTTAAGCAGAAACCGTGCCATCGGCGGCACGGCGAGGCGGCGGCCCGGGGCGCGGGGATGTGCTGCGGTCCCTGGGCCTTGCCGACTCGGCCAATACCCCTCGAAGTCTAGTCTAGGCCTGACACTTCGGACAGTAGAACGCGGAGCGGCTGCCCAGGCGACGCAGACGGATCGCCGTCCCGCAGCGGAGACAAGGCTCGCCTTCCCTCCCGTAGACCGCGAGCGAAAGCTGAAAGTAGCCGGGGTTGCCGTCGCTCGCACGAAAATCGCGCAAGGTGGTGCCGCCGGCGCGGATCGCACGTTCGAGGGTCGCCCGAAGCGTGCGGGCGAGCGCATCGCAGTCGGCGCGTGTCAGGCGGCCGGCCGCGCGGGTGGGGCGGATACCGGCGGCATGCAGCGCCTCGTTGGCGTAGATGTTCCCGATGCCGGCGACCATGCGGGAATCGAGCAGGAAGTCACGAATCGCGCGGGCGCGATTCCGGGTCGCGCGGTGAAGGTACGCGCCGGAGAAGGCGGCATCGAACGGCTCGGGGCCGAGGTGCGCGAGCAGTTTGTGGGATAGGGGCGCGGCACGCGTCCAGAGCACCGCTCCGAACCGTCGCGGGTCGCGAAGCCTCAGGCACCGGCCGTCGTCCAGAACGATGTCGACGTGATCGAACTTGCCGGGCGGGTCCGTGGCCGGCACGACGCGCAGGCTCCCCGACATGCCGAGATGCAGGATGACGGTTCCCGCCCCGGTGACGATGAGCAGGTACTTGGCGCGCCGCGAAACCGCCCGAATGGTTTCCCCGGCCAGTTCCCGGCCGAGGACGGCCGGTACGCGCCACCGCAGCCGGGGGTTGCGCACCAGCAGGCGTACCACGCGGCGGCCGAGGACGAACGGCTCGATCCCCCGGCGGGTGGTCTCTACCTCGGGCAGCTCGGGCAT is from Sulfurifustis variabilis and encodes:
- a CDS encoding dynamin family protein, which gives rise to MNPAGLEQHFEQYSGWRQKLAGGVADLRAWLQSQELSDTQVDQRLDEVLSTLRDDKLYIAFVAEFSRGKSELINAIFFAGFGARMLPSSAGRTTMCPTELLHEPNRPPELRLLPIETRKSGTTIAEFRGFPDEWKAVPLDTRSPEAMAKALAHITEVKHVDREAAQSLALHIAEDETQPGMRIADDGKVEIPMWRHAIINLPHPLLDGGMVILDTPGLNALGSEPELTLNLLPSAHAVLFILAADAGVTKTDIQVWHDHIGIRKDGGNKGRLVVLNKIDGLWDELRDWNEVNREIERQIRETAQTLGIPEANVYPVSAQKALLGKIKGDEEVLAKSRIRALEQALANEILPAKREIVRDNIRDDMEFAIGSMRALLAQRRQGVHEHLGELKGLTGKNFDVIEHMMSKVKTDKEVFEKSLQRFQATRSIFSQQTNVLYAHLNMKNLDTLIAQTKRDMEISMTTAGLRGAMDNFFVQAHKIMEAAATQAGEIKDMMAGVYRKFQEEYGLANVKPNAFSVTRYLREIKRLEGKHEQFVKGLSLVFTEQQVLTRKFFESSVAKVRAIYRMANRDADAWLKTIMSPMESQVREHQILLRRRLESIKRIHKATDTLEDRITELEQIREGINEQERALEQRVGELGVLLDLAPAAAGRSAAAAS
- the ggt gene encoding gamma-glutamyltransferase, with translation MRVPSRLFLVAILVFTPFADAAERRPREAAVASAHPAATAAGREIIEAGGNAFDAAVAVAAALAVVEPYSSGLGGGGFFLLHRARERKDVVLDARERAPAAARRDMYLDAQGRPVPRASLDGPLAAGIPGVPAALEHLARRYGSLPLERTLAPAIALATDGFAVTPRYRRMAEQRQDALRSHPAAGDIFVPGGFVPEPGERIVQADLARTLKAMARDGARGFYGGEVGRRLVAGVRAGGGIWRAKDLEDYRVIEREPLEARYRGQRVVTAPPPSAGGVALLQVLGVLEGFELEGLDDATRAHILVEAMRRAFRDRAHHLGDPDFLEAGVTQGLLAPAYIGRMRAGIDRRRVTPSERLGSIPVPGAGTHTTHLSVIDTQGNRVAATLSINTPFGSAFVPPGTGVLLNNEMDDFATAPGLPNTYGLVGSEANGIAPGKRPLSSMTPTFVETRDTVAVLGTPGGSRIVSMVLLATLDVLHGRGGPADWVARPRFHHQYLPDVIEHEPGAFEPDTRSALARFGHRLRAVEGGYGNMQIVAWDRRTGRAMAAADPRGEGAVWAGAVRSGESGRRSR
- the rsmD gene encoding 16S rRNA (guanine(966)-N(2))-methyltransferase RsmD, which gives rise to MGRARRRPGGAAGRDRTRAYPGQIRIIGGRFRRRRLPVPVAEGLRPTPDRVRETLFNWLAPRIEGAHCLDLFAGTGALCLEALSRGAARVVMVERSPAVAEHLRDNVARLAAEGAEVRCMDALEYLAGRPEPFDIVFIDPPFTIASAMIADCANRLSRSRWLKDQALIYVEAPRTLKDLPLPGGWLLRRSGTAGQVGYHLATATASYVDG
- the coaD gene encoding pantetheine-phosphate adenylyltransferase is translated as MKVSALYPGTFDPITNGHTDLVRRALRLFDEVVLAVAANPKKQPLFALDERVELARVALSGVERVRVIGFGNLLIDLVRAQGAQVILRGLRAVSDFEFEFQLAGMNRRLAPEIETVFMAPSEQEMFISASLVKEVASLGGDVSAFVHPRIAAALKGKFG
- the mutM gene encoding bifunctional DNA-formamidopyrimidine glycosylase/DNA-(apurinic or apyrimidinic site) lyase, coding for MPELPEVETTRRGIEPFVLGRRVVRLLVRNPRLRWRVPAVLGRELAGETIRAVSRRAKYLLIVTGAGTVILHLGMSGSLRVVPATDPPGKFDHVDIVLDDGRCLRLRDPRRFGAVLWTRAAPLSHKLLAHLGPEPFDAAFSGAYLHRATRNRARAIRDFLLDSRMVAGIGNIYANEALHAAGIRPTRAAGRLTRADCDALARTLRATLERAIRAGGTTLRDFRASDGNPGYFQLSLAVYGREGEPCLRCGTAIRLRRLGSRSAFYCPKCQA
- a CDS encoding YfhL family 4Fe-4S dicluster ferredoxin, which codes for MALYITDECINCDVCEPECPNGAISQGEEYYRIDPNLCTECVGHFNTSQCVEVCPVDCILPDPDHRETKDQLQRKYLALSGQATAV